Proteins from one Bradyrhizobium sp. CB82 genomic window:
- a CDS encoding SDR family oxidoreductase, producing the protein MSAEQKVVVVTGASQGIGAGIVEAFRQRNYQIVATSRSIKSTTDGDLLAVPGDVGDPQTAQLVFSAAIERFGRVDTLVNNAGMFMAKAFTAYTRNDYEAYLSTNVTGFFHMSQYALDIMGKQGRGHVVTITTSLVDQPMNSVPAALASLTKGALNAATRALAIEYASAGVRINAVSPGIIKTPMHPPEAHQALAALHPMGRMGKISDIVDAVLYLDGAGFVTGEILHVDGGQAAGHHRI; encoded by the coding sequence ATGAGCGCAGAACAGAAAGTCGTCGTCGTGACGGGGGCATCTCAGGGAATTGGTGCGGGGATTGTCGAGGCGTTCCGGCAGCGAAACTATCAGATCGTTGCGACGTCGCGATCGATCAAGTCGACCACCGATGGCGACCTCCTGGCGGTGCCAGGCGACGTCGGCGATCCCCAGACGGCGCAGCTTGTGTTCAGCGCTGCGATCGAGCGTTTCGGCCGGGTCGACACGCTCGTCAACAACGCCGGCATGTTCATGGCAAAGGCGTTCACCGCCTACACGCGGAACGACTACGAGGCCTACCTGTCGACGAACGTCACGGGCTTCTTTCACATGAGCCAGTATGCGCTCGACATCATGGGCAAGCAGGGGCGCGGCCACGTCGTCACGATCACGACGAGCCTTGTTGACCAGCCTATGAATAGCGTCCCGGCCGCCCTGGCGTCTCTCACGAAAGGAGCCCTGAACGCGGCCACCCGGGCGCTCGCGATCGAGTATGCGAGCGCGGGAGTGCGCATCAACGCGGTGTCGCCGGGAATCATCAAGACGCCGATGCATCCGCCGGAGGCCCATCAGGCATTGGCCGCACTCCATCCCATGGGCCGGATGGGGAAGATATCCGACATTGTCGATGCGGTGCTCTACCTCGATGGCGCAGGCTTTGTGACCGGCGAGATCCTCCACGTCGATGGCGGGCAGGCCGCCGGCCACCATCGGATCTAG
- the phaZ gene encoding poly(3-hydroxyalkanoate) depolymerase codes for MTKVHPAKESATGQPGEFEVRQIVINGQSLGVAIRHCRARQPPLLLFNGIGANWELAKPLIEGFSTTTAIIFDVPGVGASPRPAFPYRPSTLARLAAGLVAELGYKEVDVAGVSWGGGIAQQFAYQYPKLCRRLVLAATAPGFTMVPASPAVLWKMATPRRYTDKLYMNRIAADIYGGAFRDDPLLIGRHAAAMHGTRNLGYLYQLLAVAGWTSLPWLWSLSQPTLVLMGRDDPLVPPINGRILARLIPNAELRMIDDGHLFMVTRPAETAALIEAFLADESGQGEPASRSRTAGRTGDIDPTSEDGGRQA; via the coding sequence ATGACGAAGGTGCACCCCGCCAAGGAATCCGCGACCGGGCAGCCGGGCGAGTTCGAAGTGCGGCAAATCGTGATCAACGGGCAATCGCTTGGGGTTGCGATCAGGCATTGTCGCGCACGGCAGCCGCCGCTGTTGCTGTTCAACGGGATCGGTGCCAACTGGGAGCTGGCCAAGCCGCTTATCGAGGGATTCTCGACCACTACGGCAATTATCTTCGATGTGCCCGGCGTTGGCGCCTCGCCGAGGCCAGCTTTTCCGTATCGCCCATCGACGCTGGCGCGGCTGGCGGCCGGCCTGGTCGCCGAGTTGGGGTACAAAGAGGTTGACGTCGCCGGCGTGTCCTGGGGCGGCGGGATCGCGCAGCAATTCGCGTATCAATATCCGAAGCTATGTCGCCGGCTGGTGCTGGCCGCGACGGCGCCCGGTTTCACGATGGTGCCGGCGAGCCCGGCGGTGTTGTGGAAGATGGCGACGCCCCGGCGCTATACGGACAAGCTCTACATGAACCGGATTGCGGCCGACATCTATGGCGGCGCATTTCGCGACGACCCGTTGCTGATCGGCCGGCACGCTGCCGCGATGCATGGCACGCGAAATCTCGGCTATTTGTATCAGCTCCTCGCCGTGGCCGGGTGGACCAGCCTGCCATGGCTGTGGTCGCTATCGCAGCCGACGCTCGTGCTGATGGGCCGCGACGATCCGCTGGTGCCTCCGATCAATGGTCGCATTCTGGCAAGGCTGATCCCGAATGCCGAGCTGCGCATGATCGATGACGGGCACCTGTTCATGGTGACGCGACCGGCTGAGACGGCCGCTCTGATTGAGGCGTTTCTGGCCGATGAAAGCGGGCAGGGTGAACCAGCGTCGCGTTCGCGGACGGCCGGTCGCACCGGAGATATCGATCCGACATCCGAAGATGGAGGCCGTCAAGCCTAA
- a CDS encoding RidA family protein, translated as MGARRSIEVEGFSHGGQPIPAAARVGNIIMTGGVYGLDPASGKIPDDVGRQAELMFANLKRIMEAGGASLDQIVKMTVYVKVPEARGAVNTQWLVAFPDAASRPARHTFQNDHLPANMLVQCDATAVLDGV; from the coding sequence ATGGGTGCACGACGAAGCATCGAGGTCGAAGGCTTCAGTCATGGCGGGCAGCCAATTCCCGCCGCTGCACGGGTCGGCAACATCATCATGACCGGCGGCGTCTACGGATTAGATCCGGCAAGCGGAAAGATCCCCGACGACGTCGGCCGGCAGGCCGAGTTGATGTTTGCAAATCTGAAGCGGATCATGGAGGCGGGCGGCGCCAGCCTCGACCAGATCGTCAAGATGACGGTCTATGTGAAGGTGCCGGAGGCGCGGGGGGCCGTGAACACGCAATGGCTCGTCGCGTTCCCGGATGCGGCGTCGCGTCCGGCACGTCACACGTTCCAGAACGATCATTTGCCGGCCAACATGCTCGTGCAATGCGACGCCACAGCCGTTCTCGACGGTGTCTGA
- a CDS encoding RraA family protein translates to MSSAIADELKEIGTTTLSDALDRLGIEGQCLGIKPFDHQMRLAGPAFTIRMLPVGVHGGSVGDYIDDVAPGQIVVIDNDGRLDATVWGDILTMVASRRGIGGTVIDGVCRDIDRSLELGYPIFARGNAMRTGKDRVTADAMNVAVQVAGVRIAPGDWLVGDGDGIVALPASRLEEILATARQIAAAEARIRDAVVAGERLDKARERLRYHALQSKPAR, encoded by the coding sequence ATGTCATCCGCGATCGCCGATGAATTGAAGGAGATCGGCACCACCACATTGTCCGATGCGCTCGACCGTCTCGGCATCGAGGGCCAGTGCCTGGGCATCAAGCCGTTCGATCACCAGATGCGGCTTGCCGGACCTGCCTTCACTATTCGAATGCTGCCGGTCGGTGTTCATGGCGGTTCGGTCGGGGACTACATCGACGACGTTGCCCCCGGCCAGATCGTGGTGATCGACAATGACGGGCGGCTCGACGCGACCGTCTGGGGCGATATCCTCACCATGGTCGCCTCCCGCCGCGGCATCGGCGGCACCGTGATCGACGGTGTCTGCCGCGACATCGATCGTAGCCTCGAGCTCGGCTATCCGATTTTCGCGCGCGGAAACGCCATGCGCACTGGCAAGGACCGCGTAACCGCCGACGCCATGAACGTTGCGGTCCAGGTTGCCGGCGTCCGAATCGCGCCGGGAGACTGGTTGGTCGGTGACGGGGACGGAATTGTCGCGCTGCCGGCGTCCCGGCTCGAGGAGATCCTCGCCACGGCCCGTCAGATCGCGGCCGCCGAGGCCAGGATCAGGGATGCGGTCGTCGCCGGCGAACGCCTGGACAAGGCGCGCGAGCGTCTGCGGTATCACGCCCTCCAATCCAAGCCGGCGCGCTGA
- a CDS encoding extradiol ring-cleavage dioxygenase, producing MAEIVFSFAVSHTPMLALEGKRWSERAEDDKKNKALNLSDGRYVSYDDLAKENGAPYGNVATEAKFLEIEAASQKALDRIADRLAAAAPDVVIIIGDDQAELFSHANMPAISIFYGEEILTHEKHLTPQTPGWVGTVMKGYAMDAVHSFPGHPQLALELIRGLIDQDVDIGAAAKVEDPLKAGFGHAYGFIIERLFRGRAIPVVPVLLNTYYPPNAPTARRCYDVGAKLARIIESSPSNLRVAVAASGGLSHFVVDEQLDRKVLNAIRCKHPQVLRGLTRGELNSGSSEILNWIMTAGASEHLTNDWSDYYPAYRTPAGTGTGIAFATWS from the coding sequence ATGGCCGAGATCGTGTTCAGCTTTGCTGTGTCGCACACGCCGATGCTGGCGCTCGAAGGAAAACGCTGGAGCGAGCGCGCGGAAGACGACAAGAAGAACAAGGCGCTGAACCTGTCTGACGGCAGGTACGTCAGCTACGACGATCTAGCCAAGGAGAACGGCGCGCCCTACGGCAACGTCGCTACGGAAGCCAAATTTCTCGAAATCGAGGCGGCCTCGCAGAAGGCGCTTGATAGGATCGCCGACCGGCTTGCGGCTGCCGCACCTGATGTCGTCATCATCATCGGCGACGATCAGGCCGAGCTATTCAGCCACGCCAACATGCCCGCGATCTCGATCTTCTATGGCGAAGAGATCCTGACCCATGAAAAACACCTCACGCCGCAGACGCCCGGTTGGGTTGGAACGGTCATGAAGGGCTACGCCATGGATGCGGTCCACAGCTTTCCCGGGCATCCTCAACTTGCGCTCGAACTGATCCGCGGCCTGATCGATCAGGACGTGGACATCGGAGCCGCTGCGAAGGTGGAAGATCCGCTCAAGGCCGGCTTCGGCCACGCCTATGGCTTCATCATCGAGCGACTGTTCAGAGGGCGCGCGATTCCGGTGGTGCCTGTGCTGCTCAACACCTATTATCCGCCGAACGCGCCGACCGCGCGGCGCTGCTACGACGTCGGTGCCAAGCTCGCGCGCATTATCGAGAGCTCGCCGAGCAACCTGCGCGTAGCTGTGGCCGCAAGCGGCGGCCTGAGCCACTTCGTCGTCGACGAGCAGCTCGATCGCAAGGTGCTCAACGCGATTCGCTGCAAGCATCCGCAAGTTCTGCGCGGCCTGACGCGAGGCGAATTGAACTCCGGCTCGTCCGAGATTCTCAATTGGATCATGACGGCAGGCGCGTCCGAACACCTGACGAATGACTGGTCCGACTACTATCCCGCCTATCGCACGCCGGCTGGGACCGGGACGGGTATTGCGTTTGCGACGTGGTCCTGA
- a CDS encoding acetolactate synthase large subunit, producing the protein MNGAESLLRTLVGSGVEVCFGNPGTSEMHFVAALDRVDGMRTVLGLFEGAVTGMADGYGRMAEKPAATLLHLGPGLANGLANLHNARRAATPIVNIVGDHATYHAQYDAPLASDVHGFARPVSGWVHSSASARTVAADGARAVQAALQYPGQIATLILPADTAWMEADHPAPALPRSMAATVSTEAIDQVAASLKSGRKTMLLIRGAALREAGLNAAGRISATTGARIACDTFAPRCQRGAGRVAVERIPYFAEQIVEFMKGTEQLILVGASPPVSFFAYPNKPSWCTPADCKISYLAHAHEDGPAALEALADAVKAARQPLHVGASSRPDIPTGPLTPETAGQVVAHFLPDNAIISDEGATAGGGMHRFAATIAPHDHLALTGGAIGQGIPVATGAAVACPDRKVICLHGDGGAMYTLQALWTQARESLDVTTVIFANRSYAILNIELARVGAGKAGPKAFSMLDLHNPVLDWVKLASGMGVEASRAGTVEEFASQFGSAMKNRGPRLVEVVL; encoded by the coding sequence ATGAATGGCGCAGAGAGTCTGTTGCGGACGCTGGTCGGATCCGGCGTCGAGGTCTGTTTCGGCAATCCCGGCACATCGGAAATGCACTTCGTCGCCGCACTCGACAGGGTCGATGGCATGCGGACCGTGCTCGGCCTGTTCGAAGGCGCGGTAACCGGAATGGCCGACGGCTATGGTCGTATGGCGGAGAAACCTGCCGCGACCCTGCTGCACCTCGGTCCAGGGCTCGCGAATGGCCTCGCTAATCTCCATAACGCACGTCGCGCGGCGACGCCGATCGTCAATATCGTAGGTGACCACGCGACCTATCACGCTCAGTACGACGCGCCGCTCGCCTCCGACGTCCATGGCTTCGCGCGGCCGGTCTCCGGCTGGGTGCATTCGTCGGCCAGCGCCAGGACGGTTGCCGCGGATGGTGCGCGAGCGGTGCAGGCCGCGCTGCAATATCCGGGTCAGATCGCGACGCTGATCTTGCCTGCTGACACGGCCTGGATGGAAGCCGACCACCCGGCGCCCGCACTGCCGAGGTCCATGGCGGCGACGGTATCGACCGAAGCGATCGACCAGGTCGCGGCGTCGCTCAAATCTGGTCGCAAAACCATGCTGCTGATCCGCGGAGCCGCACTGAGGGAAGCTGGACTCAATGCGGCGGGCCGCATCTCAGCGACCACCGGCGCCAGGATCGCGTGCGACACCTTCGCGCCACGCTGCCAGCGCGGCGCCGGGCGCGTGGCGGTCGAGCGCATCCCGTATTTCGCCGAGCAGATCGTCGAATTCATGAAGGGAACGGAGCAATTGATCCTGGTCGGCGCGAGCCCGCCGGTGAGCTTCTTCGCATATCCGAACAAGCCGTCCTGGTGCACGCCCGCGGACTGCAAAATCAGCTACCTTGCTCATGCGCACGAGGATGGTCCGGCTGCCCTCGAAGCTCTCGCCGACGCCGTGAAGGCAGCCAGGCAGCCGTTGCATGTGGGTGCGTCGAGCAGGCCCGACATTCCGACCGGACCGCTGACTCCGGAGACGGCCGGACAGGTCGTCGCGCATTTCCTGCCCGACAATGCCATCATCTCCGACGAGGGCGCGACGGCAGGCGGAGGTATGCATCGATTTGCAGCCACGATCGCGCCGCACGACCACCTTGCCTTGACCGGCGGCGCGATCGGGCAGGGTATTCCGGTCGCCACCGGTGCCGCAGTGGCCTGCCCGGACAGGAAGGTCATCTGTCTCCACGGCGACGGCGGAGCGATGTACACGCTGCAGGCATTGTGGACGCAGGCGCGGGAATCGCTCGACGTCACCACCGTGATCTTTGCCAACCGCTCCTACGCGATTCTCAATATCGAGCTCGCGCGCGTCGGTGCCGGCAAGGCCGGTCCAAAGGCGTTTTCGATGCTCGATTTGCACAACCCCGTGCTCGATTGGGTCAAGCTTGCATCCGGAATGGGTGTCGAGGCGAGCCGAGCGGGTACGGTGGAGGAGTTTGCGAGCCAATTCGGCAGCGCAATGAAAAATCGCGGTCCTCGTCTCGTTGAGGTCGTTTTGTAA
- a CDS encoding amidohydrolase family protein: MIIDAHAHLVAPASLYAHRSNLVVARGQYGKYPASISDAELEKSAAQNVAIMDGVGTDLQVLSPRPFMMVHGENRWEDVVTWAEDNNDIIARTVKMHPRRFRGVGGLPQAVGAPVETMFDEIKRCIEKLGFIGVLLNPDPSEGMGKSPTLADPYWYPLYEFLCKHDIPAHIHSCACCGRETYDEHFITEESLAITAITRSDVFKRYPTLKLMVSHGGGSVPFQVGRWRSNRQMAIAAGRLPKDTESFDASLKRFWFDTVVHNKKSLELLFDVVGIDRCMFGTERPGSGGGIDPETGRPYDDLKPVIESIAELTSADKKAIFESNARKFFTRLDA; encoded by the coding sequence ATGATCATCGACGCCCATGCCCATCTCGTCGCGCCTGCCTCGCTCTATGCCCATCGCAGCAATCTGGTCGTCGCGCGCGGTCAGTACGGCAAATATCCGGCCTCGATTTCCGACGCGGAGCTCGAGAAATCCGCGGCTCAAAACGTCGCCATCATGGATGGCGTCGGTACCGATTTGCAGGTGCTGTCGCCGCGACCCTTCATGATGGTGCACGGCGAAAACCGCTGGGAGGATGTGGTCACCTGGGCCGAGGACAACAACGACATCATCGCCCGCACGGTGAAGATGCATCCCAGGCGCTTTCGTGGCGTCGGCGGACTGCCGCAAGCGGTCGGCGCTCCCGTCGAGACGATGTTCGACGAGATCAAGCGGTGCATCGAGAAGCTTGGGTTCATCGGCGTCCTGCTCAACCCCGATCCGTCAGAGGGCATGGGGAAGAGCCCGACTCTCGCCGATCCCTATTGGTACCCGCTCTATGAATTTCTCTGCAAACACGACATTCCGGCGCACATTCACAGTTGCGCCTGCTGCGGCCGGGAAACCTATGACGAGCATTTCATCACCGAGGAGAGCCTCGCCATCACTGCGATCACCCGCTCGGATGTGTTCAAGCGCTATCCAACGCTGAAGCTCATGGTCAGTCACGGCGGGGGATCGGTTCCGTTCCAGGTCGGACGCTGGCGGTCCAACCGGCAGATGGCGATTGCGGCCGGCCGCCTGCCGAAAGACACCGAGAGCTTCGATGCAAGCCTGAAGCGCTTCTGGTTCGATACGGTCGTGCACAACAAGAAATCGCTGGAGCTGCTGTTCGACGTGGTCGGAATAGATCGCTGCATGTTCGGCACGGAGCGGCCGGGCAGCGGCGGCGGCATCGATCCGGAAACAGGCCGGCCGTACGATGATCTCAAGCCGGTGATCGAATCCATCGCCGAGCTGACGTCGGCTGACAAGAAGGCGATCTTCGAGAGCAACGCGCGCAAATTCTTCACCCGTCTCGACGCCTGA
- a CDS encoding TetR/AcrR family transcriptional regulator, producing the protein MTTDLTKETLDEIVNQRRRQQRSLDTRERILQAAFEEFAERGFEGASTRNVAAKAGVQHPLVTYHFKSKEGLWQAVVTTTSFNFGQHFQGHLAGMTEKDEVAQLRLLQEQFIRFAAANPNFHWLMSHEGKRESDRLTWLVEERVRSYFDVVAKLIRAAQKQGRYVEGDPYHLQYLFIGAVTRIFMLTAEVQQVMGRSPFSKKFVDEHVRACCALFFREPPEVPARGKRGRRPTKR; encoded by the coding sequence TTGACAACGGATCTCACCAAGGAAACTCTCGACGAGATCGTCAACCAGCGGCGGCGCCAGCAGCGATCGCTCGACACGCGGGAGCGGATCCTCCAGGCGGCATTCGAGGAATTCGCCGAGCGCGGCTTCGAGGGCGCCTCGACACGCAACGTCGCGGCGAAGGCCGGGGTCCAGCATCCGCTGGTGACCTATCATTTCAAGAGCAAGGAGGGGCTCTGGCAGGCGGTCGTGACGACCACGAGCTTCAACTTCGGTCAGCATTTCCAGGGTCACCTCGCCGGAATGACCGAGAAGGACGAGGTTGCGCAGCTCAGGCTGCTCCAGGAGCAGTTCATCCGCTTTGCGGCCGCCAACCCGAACTTCCACTGGCTGATGTCGCATGAAGGCAAGCGCGAGAGCGATCGGCTGACCTGGCTGGTCGAGGAGCGGGTGCGCAGCTATTTCGACGTCGTGGCCAAGTTGATCCGGGCGGCGCAGAAGCAGGGGCGTTACGTCGAGGGCGATCCCTATCATCTGCAATATCTGTTCATCGGCGCCGTGACCCGTATCTTCATGCTGACGGCGGAAGTCCAGCAGGTGATGGGACGTTCGCCTTTTTCCAAGAAATTCGTCGATGAGCACGTCCGGGCCTGCTGTGCCTTGTTTTTCCGCGAACCGCCTGAGGTGCCGGCACGCGGCAAGCGGGGTAGACGTCCTACCAAGCGATAG
- a CDS encoding helix-turn-helix domain-containing protein gives MEWSTRPRRADQPFGSWADDLAEAFVRLEPRRIADQPFEGAISRADAAPIQISLVTATRHTVLRLASHIALSTDDLCFVNLQLEGLGRTTQRHHEQTCAPGDLAVADTTEPFEIANCHDFKLFCFAVPRRLLPNELLNRPRLNLSRTEAGRALSKTLAGYAEICLADHQRSMASALIGTHVIDLIAHASDVLTDLSAERVHIPVLLSMMIDHVERHSEDSGLGAAALAVKFRCSERYVHRLFAMTGRSVNEHVNDRRIAACARRLLDPDSAHRTVAEIAFAAGFRDISHFNRLFKRSHGLAPREFRRATTAR, from the coding sequence ATGGAATGGTCGACCAGGCCGCGACGCGCGGATCAGCCCTTTGGAAGCTGGGCGGACGACCTTGCCGAGGCCTTCGTACGCCTTGAGCCGCGCAGGATTGCTGACCAGCCCTTCGAAGGTGCAATTTCCAGGGCTGATGCCGCTCCGATCCAGATATCGCTGGTGACGGCGACCCGGCACACGGTGCTTCGTCTTGCCTCGCACATTGCGCTGAGCACCGACGATCTTTGCTTCGTCAATCTTCAGCTCGAGGGGCTCGGGCGAACCACGCAACGCCACCACGAGCAGACCTGTGCGCCCGGTGACCTCGCTGTCGCGGATACGACGGAGCCATTCGAGATCGCCAACTGCCACGACTTTAAGCTCTTCTGCTTCGCCGTTCCGCGGCGGCTGCTGCCGAATGAGCTACTGAATCGTCCGCGGCTCAATTTGTCTCGGACCGAAGCCGGCCGCGCGCTCTCCAAGACCCTTGCCGGCTATGCCGAAATCTGCCTGGCCGACCATCAGCGCTCAATGGCCTCGGCCCTGATCGGTACGCACGTGATCGATCTGATCGCGCATGCGTCCGACGTGCTCACTGACTTATCCGCGGAGCGCGTGCACATCCCTGTGCTGCTGTCGATGATGATCGACCATGTCGAACGCCACAGCGAGGATTCCGGGCTTGGCGCGGCGGCGCTTGCCGTGAAGTTCCGCTGCTCCGAGCGCTACGTCCACCGTCTCTTCGCAATGACGGGCCGCTCGGTCAACGAACACGTCAATGATCGGCGGATTGCCGCATGCGCGCGCCGGCTGCTTGATCCCGATTCCGCTCACCGGACTGTTGCCGAAATCGCCTTTGCCGCGGGCTTTCGCGACATCTCGCATTTCAACCGTTTGTTCAAGCGCAGTCATGGCCTGGCTCCGCGAGAGTTCCGCCGTGCGACCACCGCACGCTGA
- a CDS encoding acyl-CoA dehydrogenase family protein: MANPQATRTGRPDYVPPPIDGDFYAIAKVVSESERGLLKRVRAFTEGVVAPVIEEYWGRDEFPFAIIPKMAEIGIGGVGYQGYGAAGGNWLLNGLVAMELARVDASVATFWGVHTGLSAGSIYLCGDEAQKQRWLPSMMRFEKIGSFGLTEPLVGSATSGGMLTTCRREGDVWTLNGQKKWIGNATFADINVIWAREEGSNLVKGFVVGKDNPGFSVEKIRTKMALRVVQNGLITLKDCRVPEADRLQNANSFKDTARVLRMTRTGVAWFAVGCQMGAYEHALRYATERVQFGRPIGGFQLVQDLLVRMLGNVTSTQAMMLRLAQLQDEGVMRDEHASLAKAFCTVKCRETVGYARELLGGNGILLENHIGRFVADAEAIYSYEGTREMNTLIVGKSITGLSAFV, from the coding sequence ATGGCGAACCCGCAGGCGACACGAACGGGGCGGCCCGACTATGTGCCGCCGCCGATCGACGGCGACTTCTATGCGATTGCGAAAGTGGTGAGCGAGAGCGAACGCGGGTTGCTCAAGCGTGTGCGCGCGTTCACGGAAGGCGTCGTTGCGCCCGTGATCGAGGAATATTGGGGGCGGGACGAATTCCCTTTCGCAATCATTCCGAAGATGGCCGAGATCGGCATCGGCGGCGTCGGCTACCAGGGCTATGGCGCGGCGGGCGGCAACTGGCTGTTGAATGGCCTCGTCGCGATGGAACTGGCCCGGGTCGATGCCTCAGTTGCGACGTTCTGGGGCGTACACACCGGCCTGTCGGCGGGCTCAATCTATCTGTGCGGCGACGAGGCGCAGAAGCAGCGCTGGCTGCCGTCGATGATGCGCTTCGAGAAGATCGGCTCGTTCGGCCTGACCGAGCCCTTGGTCGGCTCCGCCACGTCGGGCGGCATGCTGACGACCTGCCGCCGCGAGGGCGACGTCTGGACACTCAACGGCCAGAAGAAGTGGATCGGCAATGCGACCTTCGCCGATATCAATGTAATCTGGGCACGCGAGGAGGGATCGAACCTGGTCAAGGGCTTCGTCGTCGGCAAGGACAATCCGGGTTTTTCCGTCGAGAAGATCAGGACCAAGATGGCTCTCCGCGTCGTGCAGAACGGGCTGATCACCTTGAAGGACTGCCGCGTGCCGGAGGCGGATCGTCTCCAGAACGCCAACTCCTTCAAGGATACCGCCAGGGTCTTGCGCATGACCCGCACTGGCGTGGCCTGGTTCGCGGTCGGATGCCAGATGGGCGCATACGAGCACGCGCTGCGCTACGCGACCGAGCGCGTCCAGTTCGGACGGCCGATCGGCGGATTCCAGCTCGTCCAGGATCTCCTGGTGCGCATGCTCGGCAACGTCACGTCGACCCAGGCGATGATGCTGCGCCTCGCCCAGCTTCAGGACGAAGGCGTGATGCGCGACGAACATGCCTCGCTCGCGAAGGCATTCTGCACGGTCAAGTGCCGAGAGACGGTCGGCTATGCGCGCGAGCTGCTCGGCGGCAACGGCATTCTGCTCGAGAACCACATCGGGCGTTTCGTGGCCGATGCCGAGGCGATCTACTCCTATGAAGGCACCAGGGAGATGAACACCCTGATCGTCGGCAAGTCGATCACCGGGCTGAGCGCCTTCGTCTGA
- a CDS encoding acyl-CoA dehydrogenase family protein encodes MAIDFTLTTQQRDLQRASRKFAKEVLSEARRAELLVTPEERFLATKPTYEAMVAAGYLRKCIPAPAGGDNAGLIDMAILAEEFYSVNASVTLTMLGTVLGLLPILLGGTPDQCKRLLVPFLRASGAPLAGFCSSEPGGSANSGSPPPGEGVRTTARREADHWVINGRKKWVSSATGWNREGADVLCVVCRTDSAAPPNEAISIIAVEGPVRGLVFERAIDAIGHRAHLVPQFGLQNVATPHHNLLGQQGAGLALTAAAFTGTAALVGIFGVALMRAAFEFALHFARTEKRGGVHPIIEHQAVGYALADAKTTIEAARYLSWRACHAVDTQSPGADELAIEAKIYGSEAAVRVITDLMRVVGVDSYDHEAPFARLLQDALALPIFDGGNMGVRRRQLHMMFRQGDYDPLAASGAM; translated from the coding sequence ATGGCGATCGATTTCACGCTCACGACCCAACAGCGGGATCTCCAGCGCGCTTCGCGCAAATTCGCCAAGGAGGTGCTCAGTGAGGCCCGGCGGGCCGAGTTGCTGGTGACACCGGAAGAGCGCTTCCTTGCGACGAAGCCCACTTACGAAGCGATGGTCGCTGCCGGCTATTTGCGCAAGTGCATTCCGGCGCCGGCGGGTGGCGATAATGCAGGCTTGATCGATATGGCGATCCTGGCCGAGGAATTCTACAGCGTGAACGCCAGCGTGACGCTCACGATGCTCGGCACGGTGCTTGGCCTGTTGCCGATTTTGCTCGGCGGCACGCCGGATCAGTGCAAGCGCCTGCTGGTTCCGTTTCTGAGGGCGAGTGGTGCGCCGCTGGCAGGATTCTGCTCCAGCGAGCCGGGTGGCAGCGCAAATTCCGGCTCGCCTCCGCCCGGCGAAGGTGTCCGCACGACCGCGAGGCGAGAGGCTGACCATTGGGTGATCAACGGCCGCAAGAAATGGGTGTCCTCGGCCACGGGTTGGAACCGCGAAGGCGCCGATGTCCTGTGCGTCGTGTGCCGAACCGATTCCGCCGCGCCTCCCAATGAAGCGATCTCGATCATTGCGGTCGAAGGACCGGTCAGAGGGCTTGTTTTCGAGCGTGCCATCGACGCGATCGGCCATCGCGCGCATCTCGTGCCACAGTTCGGGTTGCAGAATGTTGCGACACCTCACCACAATCTGCTGGGCCAGCAGGGAGCAGGGCTCGCGCTGACAGCGGCAGCCTTTACCGGAACCGCAGCGCTCGTCGGCATCTTTGGCGTGGCGTTGATGCGCGCGGCCTTCGAGTTCGCGCTTCATTTTGCCCGTACCGAAAAGCGCGGCGGCGTCCACCCGATCATCGAGCATCAGGCGGTCGGATACGCTCTGGCCGATGCCAAGACCACGATCGAAGCCGCGCGCTATCTCAGTTGGCGCGCCTGTCACGCGGTCGATACCCAGTCGCCGGGGGCCGACGAGCTTGCCATCGAGGCGAAGATCTATGGCTCGGAGGCCGCGGTGCGCGTGATCACCGATCTGATGCGCGTGGTCGGCGTCGACAGCTACGATCATGAGGCGCCGTTCGCTCGCCTGCTCCAGGACGCGCTCGCGCTGCCCATCTTCGACGGCGGCAACATGGGCGTCAGGCGGCGGCAACTGCACATGATGTTCCGGCAAGGAGACTACGATCCGCTTGCGGCAAGCGGCGCGATGTAA